In the genome of Pseudoliparis swirei isolate HS2019 ecotype Mariana Trench chromosome 3, NWPU_hadal_v1, whole genome shotgun sequence, one region contains:
- the rnf167 gene encoding E3 ubiquitin-protein ligase RNF167: protein MSPHGVWDTGARLSVLVVVFCSILVPSPTEAYIYAYYSNMTSMLFEDLPALFGAPLPKDGLMAVLIASRPLNGCTPIDPPPPLPPSFDANTTKFIALIRRYECNFDIKVLHAQQAGYSAAIVHNMYSDKLLNMNYSNETIAEEIDIPSVFTSYYASQILRNFIIPERGAYVILKPEYTFPLSYYLIPFTGVVGMIIIVMCVVLMVRCAQYRKRMRRNRLSKDQLKRIPTHRFCKGDDYDLCAICLDDYEEGDKLRVLPCSHAYHCKCVDPWLTQTKKTCPVCKQRVTRNNTEHSESESEEETGGRGRGEGAGGDADTERTPLLRPSNPGSPSGSPGAYSATTTAQCLASPAHCDSPIMGYEGCPASPPLHDSPVMGYEGYYSHPEDTDSESDGAGEYRHRTDDDTTRLIGRDGVEI, encoded by the exons ATGTCTCCGCATGGTGTGTGGGACACAGGAGCTCGATTGAGCGTCCTTGTTGTGGTTTTCTGCAGCATACTGGTTCCCTCGCCCACAGAGGCCTACATCTATGCT TATTATAGCAATATGACCTCCATGTTGTTTGAGGACCTGCCTGCCTTGTTTGGCGCCCCTCTTCCTAAGGATGGACTAATG GCGGTTTTGATAGCGTCCCGTCCACTGAATGGCTGCACACCAAtagaccctcctcctccactgccaCCATCCTTTGATGCCAACACCACCAAATTCATCGCTCTAATTAGACGCTATGAATGCAATTTTGATATAAAG GTCTTGCACGCACAGCAAGCTGGATACAGCGCTGCCATCGTTCACAACATGTATTCAGACAAGCTGCTCAATATGAACTACAGCAATG AAACTATTGCAGAGGAAATTGACATCCCCTCTGTATTCACCAGCTACTACGCCTCTCAAATTCTCAGGAATTTCATAATTCCCGAACGCGG GGCCTACGTGATCCTCAAGCCGGAGTATACTTTTCCACTCTCGTACTACCTAATTCCCTTTACTGGAGTAGTTGGCATGATCATTATTGTGATGTGTGTCGTCTTG ATGGTACGATGTGCCCAGTATAGAAAAAGGATGAGGAGAAATCGTTTGTCCAAGGACCAACTGAAGCGGATTCCAACCCACAGGTTCTGTAAAG GGGATGACTATGATTTGTGTGCAATCTGTCTGGATGATTACGAAGAAGGAGACAAGCTGCGAGTTTTACCTTGTTCACATG CCTACCACTGCAAGTGTGTGGACCCGTGGCTCACACAGACCAAGAAGACGTGTCCTGTGTGCAAACAGCGCGTCACTCGGAACAATACGGAGCACTCCGAGTCCGAGTCTGAGGAGGAAACCGGAGGACGGGgccgaggagaaggagcaggggGCGACGCAGACACGGAGCGCACTCCTCTGCTGAGACCCTCCAACCCAGGGTCTCCCTCGGGGAGCCCGGGGGCCTATTCAGCCACCACGACTGCCCAGTGCCTCGCCTCCCCTGCACACTGCGACTCACCCATCATGGGTTATGAAGGGTgccccgcctcccctcccctccacgacTCACCCGTCATGGGTTATGAGGGCTACTACTCCCACCCGGAGGACACGGACTCAGAAAGTGATGGCGCCGGAGAGTACAGGCACCGCACTGATGATGACACCACTCGGCTCATTGGTAGGGATGGAGTAGAGATCTGA